From uncultured Pseudodesulfovibrio sp.:
ACACAAACACTACGGCCGGGTTCGGGCCAACGACGGCATAAGCCTGACCCTCGAACCCGGCCGCATTTACGCCCTCGTGGGTGAGAATGGGGCTGGAAAGTCCACGCTCATGCGCGTGCTGGCAGGACATACCCGTCCCACATCCGGTACGCTGGAAATCGGCGGGGAGACCATCTCCCACCTCACTCCTACATTGGCTCGAGAAAAAGGCGTCGGCATGCTCTATCAGGACCCGCTCGACTTCCCTGCCATGCCTGTATGGGAGAATTTTCAGCTCGGTGCGCCCAAACGATCCAAGCAGGAAGTGGTCGATGTCATCGGCGAGCTGTCGTACCGGCTGGACGCCTGTTTCCTGCCGGACGAGCCTGTCTCGTCTCTGACTGTAGGCGAGCGCCAGTTGCTGGAGCTTCTGCGTTTGCTCGACCTCGGAGCGACCACCCTGATTCTGGACGAACCGACCACTGGCATCACCCCGGAACAAAAACAGGACCTTTTCGATCTGCTGATGAAGCTTGCTCGGGAAGAGGGACACACCATTATTCTGGTGACGCACAAGCTCTCCGAGGCTTTCGAGATGGCGGACTCCATCTTCATCATGCGCCAAGGGGCTTTGGTATCGACCCTTGAACCGCCCTACGATGAAAAAGAACTTGTTCATCTCATGTTTGGCGAGGCCGCTGAAGGAGAAGTCGCCGCACTGCCGGAACTTCCCCCTGAGGATACGCCCCCGCGACTTGCCATGCGTGACACGTTGTTCGCTGGTCCCAAATATTCCATGGGTAACTTGAATTTTACGGCCCGCCCCGGTGAATGTATCGGGCTGGCAGGACTGGACGGATCGGGGCAGGAACTGTTCCTGCGCGGCTTATGCGGCCTGGACCGTATGCCTGACGGCGCTTTTGATCTGGACAACGCCACATACCGATCCAACGACTTTGCAACTTTGCGCAAGGCGGGGGTCCAATTCGTCCCTGCGGACCGACTGCAAATGGCCCTGTTCCCAGCCCTCAATCTCATGGAACACATCACTCTCGCCTTCCCGGACAAAAAAGGCGACCTGACAGACTTCTACCAGTCCCAGTGTGTTGACGGATTCAACCTCCGTGCCCACCCCGAAACTCAGGCCAATGAACTGTCCGGCGGTAACCAACAGCGGCTCCTGCTGTCGCTCATCCCGAATGACACCAAACTGTTGCTCATGGAACACCCCACTCGCGGCCTCGATGCCGGTTCTGCCCGTCAGGTCTGGAACCACCTCAAGACCCGTTGTGCCGACGGTTCCACACTGATTTTCTTTTCCCCGGATCTCGACGAAGTGCTGGAACACAGTCACCGGGTTATTGTTTTCTATGACAGAGCTATTGCCGCTGTGGTGGAAGGTGACGACATTTCCATGGAAGTAATCGGTGCGCTCATGGCCGGTAAAAGCATGGAAGATATCAAGGAGAGCAACTCATGAACCGTGATTCTCTCCTGACTCAATTCGGGTGGATCTGCGCGGCCTTCGGTCTGGCGTTATTTCTGACCATCCTCGTGGCGTGGCCTGCTGGTGCACCGCCTTTTGAAACCATTTATGTTCTTTTCAAAGGCGGCGTCAGCTCCATGTCC
This genomic window contains:
- a CDS encoding ATP-binding cassette domain-containing protein, whose translation is MIVLNDIHKHYGRVRANDGISLTLEPGRIYALVGENGAGKSTLMRVLAGHTRPTSGTLEIGGETISHLTPTLAREKGVGMLYQDPLDFPAMPVWENFQLGAPKRSKQEVVDVIGELSYRLDACFLPDEPVSSLTVGERQLLELLRLLDLGATTLILDEPTTGITPEQKQDLFDLLMKLAREEGHTIILVTHKLSEAFEMADSIFIMRQGALVSTLEPPYDEKELVHLMFGEAAEGEVAALPELPPEDTPPRLAMRDTLFAGPKYSMGNLNFTARPGECIGLAGLDGSGQELFLRGLCGLDRMPDGAFDLDNATYRSNDFATLRKAGVQFVPADRLQMALFPALNLMEHITLAFPDKKGDLTDFYQSQCVDGFNLRAHPETQANELSGGNQQRLLLSLIPNDTKLLLMEHPTRGLDAGSARQVWNHLKTRCADGSTLIFFSPDLDEVLEHSHRVIVFYDRAIAAVVEGDDISMEVIGALMAGKSMEDIKESNS